In Agrobacterium tumefaciens, a single genomic region encodes these proteins:
- a CDS encoding UDP-2,3-diacylglucosamine diphosphatase, with protein sequence MKSVAGQIETRQFRTLFISDVHLGSKAAKTDFLLDFLKYHEAETIIMVGDIVDGWRLRRSWYWPQGCNDVVQKLLRKARKGTRIVYIPGNHDEFLREFPGMHFGGIEVAERMIHEAADGKKYLVIHGDEFDVVVRNARLLAYLGDWAYDAAIAINIAIAAVRRRIGLPYWSFSAWAKLQVKHAVNFIGEFQRVVADEARRNNVDGVICGHIHHAVMEDMDGIRYINTGDWVESCTAIAENADGSFELITWMQTSDVTAEHASDEMEPVNIPGLIGKHAA encoded by the coding sequence ATGAAATCCGTGGCCGGTCAAATCGAAACCAGACAGTTCAGAACGCTTTTCATTTCGGATGTTCATCTTGGCTCCAAGGCGGCCAAGACGGATTTCCTGCTCGACTTCCTGAAATACCACGAGGCCGAGACGATCATCATGGTCGGCGACATCGTCGACGGCTGGCGTCTGCGCCGCAGCTGGTACTGGCCGCAGGGCTGCAACGACGTGGTGCAGAAGCTGCTGCGCAAAGCCCGCAAGGGAACGCGCATCGTCTACATTCCCGGCAACCACGATGAATTCCTGCGGGAGTTCCCAGGCATGCATTTCGGCGGCATCGAGGTGGCCGAGCGCATGATCCATGAGGCGGCCGACGGCAAGAAATACCTTGTTATCCACGGCGACGAGTTCGACGTGGTGGTGCGCAATGCCCGCCTGCTCGCCTATCTCGGTGACTGGGCCTATGACGCGGCAATCGCCATCAACATCGCCATTGCCGCCGTGCGCCGCCGCATCGGCCTGCCTTACTGGTCGTTTTCGGCCTGGGCCAAGCTGCAGGTCAAACACGCGGTCAACTTCATCGGTGAATTCCAGCGCGTGGTGGCCGATGAGGCGCGGCGCAACAATGTCGATGGCGTGATCTGTGGTCACATTCACCACGCTGTCATGGAAGACATGGACGGCATCCGCTACATTAACACCGGCGACTGGGTGGAAAGCTGCACGGCGATCGCTGAAAATGCCGATGGCAGCTTCGAGCTGATCACCTGGATGCAGACGAGCGACGTTACCGCTGAGCATGCTTCGGATGAGATGGAACCGGTGAATATTCCGGGACTGATCGGCAAGCATGCGGCT
- a CDS encoding NADP-dependent malic enzyme codes for MTSHDKNNTPANTAKADIEEQALFFHRYPRPGKLEIQATKPLGNQRDLALAYSPGVAAPCLAIHENPEMAAEYTARANLVAVISNGTAVLGLGNIGPLASKPVMEGKAVLFKKFAGIDVFDIEIDAPGINDMVSTIAALEPTFGGINLEDIKAPECFEVERQLREKMNIPVFHDDQHGTAIIVAAAVTNALELAGKSLSSVKIVASGAGAAALACLNLLVAMGANKDNIWVHDIEGLVYDGRNTLMDEWKEVYAQKTDKRVLADSIDGADVFLGLSAAGVLKPELLERMAENPLILALANPNPEIMPEAARAARPDAMICTGRSDFPNQVNNVLCFPYIFRGALDCGATTINEEMKMAAVQAIAELAREEVSEVAARAYSGETPIFGPNYLIPSPFDPRLILRIAPAVARAAAASGVAARPITDFEAYLDQLNRFVWRSGFIMKPVFNAAKAAEKKRIIFAEGEDERVLRAAQVLLEEGTGIPILIGRPQIIETRLKRFGLRIRPHTDFAVVNPEDDPRYRDYVDDYFALVGRLGINPEAARTIVRTNSTVIGALSVKRGEADALICGIEGRYDRHLRDVNQIIGKQEGVRSFAGLSLLITQQGALFLTDTFVNNDPTSEEVAEMAILAAREIRRFGITPKIALASHSNFGSRDSESARKMRRALKIVQAAAPELEVDGEMQGGSALSEALRKRAMPNSVLTGEANLLVFPNLDAANITLGVTRTLTEGLHVGPILLGTAMPAHILSPSVTSRGVVNMAAFAVVQASHPSV; via the coding sequence ATGACCTCTCACGATAAAAACAACACGCCCGCCAACACGGCAAAGGCCGACATCGAGGAACAGGCGCTCTTTTTCCACCGCTACCCGCGCCCCGGCAAGCTGGAAATCCAGGCCACCAAGCCGCTCGGCAACCAGCGCGATCTGGCGCTGGCCTATTCGCCGGGTGTCGCCGCCCCCTGCCTCGCCATTCATGAGAACCCGGAAATGGCGGCGGAATACACCGCCCGCGCCAATCTCGTTGCGGTGATTTCCAACGGCACGGCGGTGCTCGGCCTTGGCAATATCGGTCCGCTTGCCTCCAAGCCCGTCATGGAGGGCAAGGCCGTCCTCTTCAAGAAATTCGCCGGCATCGACGTCTTCGACATCGAGATCGACGCGCCCGGCATCAACGACATGGTCTCCACCATCGCCGCGCTGGAGCCTACCTTCGGCGGCATCAACCTTGAGGACATCAAGGCCCCGGAATGTTTCGAGGTGGAACGCCAGCTGCGCGAAAAGATGAACATCCCGGTCTTCCACGACGACCAGCATGGCACCGCGATCATCGTCGCCGCCGCCGTCACCAACGCGCTGGAACTGGCTGGAAAATCGCTCTCGAGCGTCAAGATCGTAGCCTCCGGCGCCGGTGCGGCAGCCCTCGCCTGCCTTAACCTGCTTGTCGCCATGGGCGCCAACAAGGACAATATCTGGGTCCACGACATCGAAGGCCTCGTTTATGACGGCCGCAACACGCTGATGGACGAGTGGAAGGAAGTTTACGCCCAGAAGACCGACAAGCGCGTGCTGGCGGACTCGATCGACGGCGCAGACGTCTTCCTCGGCTTGTCAGCCGCCGGCGTGCTGAAGCCGGAACTTTTGGAGCGCATGGCGGAAAATCCGCTGATCCTGGCGCTTGCCAACCCCAATCCGGAAATCATGCCGGAGGCGGCCCGTGCCGCCCGCCCGGACGCGATGATCTGCACCGGCCGTTCGGATTTCCCGAACCAGGTCAATAACGTTCTCTGCTTCCCCTATATCTTCCGCGGCGCGCTGGATTGCGGCGCGACGACGATCAACGAGGAAATGAAGATGGCCGCCGTGCAGGCCATCGCGGAACTGGCGCGTGAGGAAGTCTCGGAAGTCGCCGCGAGAGCCTATAGCGGCGAAACGCCGATCTTCGGCCCGAACTACCTCATCCCTTCGCCGTTCGATCCGCGCCTCATCCTGCGTATCGCGCCGGCGGTTGCCCGTGCCGCGGCGGCAAGCGGTGTCGCCGCCCGGCCGATCACCGATTTCGAAGCCTATCTCGACCAGTTGAACCGCTTCGTCTGGCGCTCCGGCTTCATCATGAAGCCTGTCTTCAATGCCGCCAAGGCCGCCGAAAAGAAGCGCATCATCTTTGCCGAAGGCGAAGACGAGCGCGTGCTGCGCGCCGCCCAGGTTCTGCTGGAAGAAGGCACCGGCATACCGATCCTCATCGGCCGCCCGCAGATCATCGAAACGCGCCTGAAGCGCTTCGGCCTGCGCATCCGTCCGCATACGGATTTCGCCGTGGTCAACCCGGAAGACGATCCGCGTTACCGCGATTATGTGGACGATTATTTCGCCCTCGTCGGCCGCCTCGGCATTAATCCGGAAGCGGCACGCACCATCGTGCGCACCAACTCCACCGTCATCGGCGCCCTTTCGGTGAAGCGTGGCGAGGCGGATGCGCTGATCTGCGGCATCGAAGGCCGTTATGACCGGCACCTGCGCGACGTGAACCAGATCATTGGCAAGCAGGAAGGCGTGCGTTCTTTCGCGGGTCTCAGCCTGCTCATCACCCAGCAGGGCGCACTGTTTCTCACAGATACCTTCGTCAATAACGATCCGACCTCAGAGGAAGTGGCTGAAATGGCCATTCTCGCGGCCAGGGAAATCCGCCGCTTCGGCATCACGCCGAAGATCGCGCTCGCCAGCCATTCCAACTTCGGTTCGCGCGATTCGGAAAGCGCCCGCAAGATGCGCCGTGCGCTGAAGATCGTGCAGGCGGCGGCACCCGAACTGGAAGTGGATGGCGAAATGCAGGGCGGTTCTGCACTTTCGGAAGCACTGCGCAAGCGCGCCATGCCCAATAGCGTCCTGACTGGCGAAGCCAACCTGCTGGTCTTCCCGAACCTCGATGCCGCCAACATCACGCTCGGCGTTACCCGCACGCTGACGGAAGGCCTGCATGTCGGCCCGATCCTGCTCGGCACGGCGATGCCCGCCCACATCCTGTCGCCCAGCGTCACCTCGCGCGGCGTCGTCAACATGGCGGCCTTTGCCGTTGTGCAGGCCTCGCATCCTTCGGTGTGA
- a CDS encoding DUF2865 domain-containing protein, producing the protein MTRRSRIIGLLLPLVFTAPAAAFADQVCDMLYQQLREPPRVIGNTAEVRRYANALARQNIVVRKIRNDMRSYGCSSGSVIVYGNPNAGLCAEIGDALVDAEAERDAIIRDREDAMAAQRSDDGDIRRERILAALDANGCSAMPETDTQPPLAPDVTRYPDAFRQQDNQPGQAGLSPYPNAAAEGGLRTLCVRTCDGSFFPIASSASPLDFRAQAEQCQKMCPGTETELYFHSMTDQETADMVSAETGKPYKDLPTAFAYRNSSTQAPGCACNMAAYHQDMQKQEEAARPQAEKPYSSITTIPSPQGDKVEKPAEQQQAAKPPEQPVPERDYDPNDTKVRVIGPKFLPDQTGRIDLKNPALKGIQPQQ; encoded by the coding sequence TTGACCCGGCGTAGCCGCATCATCGGCCTCCTGCTTCCCCTTGTTTTCACCGCCCCGGCCGCCGCTTTCGCGGACCAGGTGTGTGATATGCTTTATCAACAGCTGCGAGAGCCGCCGCGTGTCATCGGCAATACGGCCGAGGTGCGGCGTTATGCCAATGCGCTCGCCCGCCAGAACATCGTCGTGCGCAAGATCAGGAACGATATGCGCAGCTACGGCTGCTCATCCGGCAGCGTCATCGTCTATGGCAATCCCAATGCCGGCCTCTGCGCCGAGATCGGCGATGCGCTGGTGGATGCTGAAGCCGAGCGTGACGCCATCATCCGCGATCGCGAGGATGCGATGGCGGCTCAGCGGAGCGATGACGGCGACATCAGACGCGAACGCATTCTCGCCGCCCTCGACGCCAATGGCTGCAGCGCCATGCCAGAAACGGACACGCAACCGCCTTTGGCTCCCGATGTGACACGTTATCCCGATGCGTTCCGCCAGCAGGATAATCAGCCGGGACAGGCGGGCCTGTCGCCTTACCCCAACGCCGCCGCCGAGGGCGGGCTTCGCACACTTTGCGTGCGCACCTGCGACGGCTCGTTCTTCCCGATCGCCTCCAGTGCCTCACCGCTCGATTTCCGCGCCCAGGCCGAGCAATGCCAGAAAATGTGTCCGGGGACTGAGACCGAGCTTTATTTCCACTCCATGACGGATCAGGAAACCGCCGACATGGTCTCCGCTGAAACCGGCAAACCCTACAAGGACTTGCCGACCGCCTTCGCCTACCGCAATTCCTCAACGCAAGCACCCGGCTGCGCCTGCAACATGGCCGCTTATCATCAGGACATGCAGAAGCAGGAAGAGGCAGCCCGGCCGCAAGCCGAAAAGCCCTATTCCAGCATCACCACCATTCCATCACCCCAAGGTGACAAGGTTGAAAAACCCGCCGAACAGCAACAGGCCGCCAAGCCGCCGGAACAGCCCGTTCCTGAACGCGACTATGACCCGAACGACACGAAGGTGCGCGTCATCGGCCCGAAATTCCTGCCAGACCAGACAGGTCGCATCGACCTGAAGAACCCGGCATTGAAGGGTATACAGCCGCAGCAGTGA
- the bluB gene encoding 5,6-dimethylbenzimidazole synthase, translated as MPTDPSAGNSLQANSFAHALSPARPFSAEEREAIYRAIETRRDVRDQFLPDPLPDDLVERLLKAAHSAPSVGFMQPWNFTLVTDGAVRQAAWVAFSRANEEAAAMFEGEKQALYRSLKLEGIRKAPLSICVTCDPTRGGKVVLGRTHNSRTDVYSTVCAIQNLWLAARAEGIGVGWVSIFHDSDVRTILDIPEHIEIVAWLCLGRVDALYTEPELAVKGWRQRVPLEELVFRNRWGGV; from the coding sequence ATGCCGACCGATCCGTCCGCTGGCAATTCATTGCAAGCCAACTCTTTCGCTCACGCGCTTTCGCCCGCCCGACCGTTTTCCGCGGAGGAGCGCGAAGCGATCTACCGCGCCATCGAGACGCGGCGTGATGTGCGCGACCAGTTCCTGCCAGACCCGCTGCCGGATGATCTCGTCGAGCGCCTTTTGAAGGCGGCGCATTCCGCACCCTCGGTTGGTTTCATGCAGCCGTGGAACTTCACCCTCGTCACCGATGGCGCCGTGCGCCAGGCGGCCTGGGTGGCCTTCAGCCGCGCCAATGAGGAGGCGGCGGCGATGTTTGAGGGCGAAAAGCAGGCGCTTTATCGCAGCCTGAAACTCGAGGGCATCCGCAAGGCGCCGCTCAGCATCTGCGTTACCTGCGATCCAACACGCGGCGGCAAGGTGGTGCTGGGCCGCACCCACAATTCGCGCACGGATGTCTATTCCACCGTCTGCGCCATCCAGAACCTCTGGCTTGCCGCCCGCGCCGAAGGCATCGGCGTCGGCTGGGTCAGCATTTTTCACGATAGCGACGTTCGCACTATTCTTGATATACCCGAGCATATCGAAATCGTCGCATGGCTATGCCTCGGGCGTGTGGATGCGCTCTATACCGAACCGGAACTGGCGGTGAAGGGCTGGCGGCAGCGTGTGCCGCTGGAGGAGCTGGTGTTTCGCAACCGCTGGGGTGGAGTGTAG
- a CDS encoding TolB family protein produces MRSSIEIFNIRTRKMRVVWQTPELFEAPNWSPDGKYLLLNSEGLLYRLSLAGDVPPEKVDTGFATLCNNDHGISPDGSLYAISDKVEFGKSAIYLLPSAGGAPRLMTRNLPSYWHGWSPDGKSFAYCGIRDQVFDIYSMDIDSGVETRLTHGEGRNDGPDYSPDGTWIYFNSSRTGLMQIWRVRVDGSAVERITDSAYGDWFPHPSPRGDKVVFVSYDADVFDHPRDLDVRVRLMDMDGGNVETLFDLFGGQGTMNSPNWSPDGDEFAYVRYFPVK; encoded by the coding sequence ATGCGCAGCTCCATCGAAATCTTCAACATCCGCACCCGAAAGATGCGGGTTGTGTGGCAGACGCCTGAGCTGTTCGAAGCGCCGAACTGGTCGCCGGATGGGAAATATCTGCTGCTGAACAGTGAAGGGCTGCTGTATCGCCTGTCTCTTGCCGGTGATGTGCCGCCGGAAAAGGTCGATACCGGCTTTGCCACGCTCTGCAACAATGACCACGGCATTTCGCCTGACGGTTCGCTTTACGCCATTTCCGACAAGGTGGAGTTCGGCAAGAGCGCCATCTATCTGCTGCCTTCGGCGGGCGGCGCGCCTCGGCTGATGACGAGGAACCTCCCTTCCTACTGGCACGGCTGGTCGCCGGATGGGAAGAGTTTTGCCTATTGCGGCATTCGCGATCAGGTTTTCGATATCTATTCCATGGACATAGACAGCGGTGTTGAGACACGCCTTACCCATGGTGAGGGCCGCAATGACGGGCCGGATTATTCGCCTGACGGGACGTGGATCTATTTCAACTCCAGCCGCACCGGGCTGATGCAGATCTGGCGGGTGCGGGTGGATGGCTCTGCCGTCGAACGCATTACCGACAGCGCCTATGGCGACTGGTTTCCGCATCCGTCTCCTAGGGGTGACAAGGTGGTGTTCGTTTCCTATGACGCAGATGTCTTCGACCATCCGCGCGATCTTGATGTGCGGGTGCGGCTGATGGATATGGATGGCGGCAATGTCGAAACGCTGTTCGACCTGTTCGGCGGGCAGGGCACGATGAACTCGCCCAACTGGTCACCTGACGGGGATGAGTTTGCTTATGTCAGGTATTTCCCGGTGAAATGA
- a CDS encoding glyoxalase superfamily protein, with protein MNTIADHGIRFGRIAAMLPVKNIEKAHDFYVGVLGFEKTFENGNPVGFMILKQGNAELHLTLQPAHKAAPFNVAHMLVSDVDALHAICKSQGLRIIKGLQDKDYGLRAFVFEDPDGNRIDVGQVI; from the coding sequence ATGAATACAATCGCCGATCACGGCATCCGCTTCGGCCGGATCGCCGCAATGCTTCCTGTCAAAAACATCGAAAAGGCCCATGATTTTTATGTCGGTGTGCTCGGTTTCGAAAAGACCTTCGAAAACGGCAACCCCGTCGGCTTCATGATCCTGAAACAGGGCAATGCCGAGCTGCATCTGACATTGCAGCCGGCCCACAAGGCAGCCCCCTTCAACGTGGCGCATATGCTGGTGAGCGATGTCGATGCGCTGCATGCGATTTGCAAGAGCCAGGGGCTGCGCATCATCAAGGGGCTGCAGGACAAGGATTATGGCCTCAGGGCCTTTGTGTTTGAAGACCCTGACGGCAACCGCATCGATGTGGGGCAGGTTATTTGA
- a CDS encoding NAD+ synthase, translated as MSDRHDIKNHLRIAVGQFNPTVGDVAGNLARAREARADAATQGADLLLLTELFISGYPPEDLVLKPAFLKACLKAVEELAADTADGGPGVVIGFPRQGETGRHNSVALLDGGKIIALRDKIDLPNYGEFDEKRVFAEGSISGPYNFRGVRIGIPICEEIWNDMGVCETLAESGAEILLVPNGSPYYRGKLDVRHQVALRQVIESGLPLVFANQLGGQDELVFDGASFGFNADKTLAFQMSQFEPTLAVTDWKRTADGWHCESGPFSKIPEGEEADYRACMLGFRDYVNKNGFKSVVLGLSGGIDSAICAALAVDALGEERVRCIMLPYRYTSEESLKDAADCAKALGCRYDIVPIVEPVEGFLSALSELFEGTEEGITEENLQSRTRGTILMAVSNKFGSMVVTTGNKSEMSVGYATLYGDMNGGFNPIKDLYKMQVYAISSWRNAHVPPGALGPSGEVIPANIIAKAPSAELRPNQTDQDSLPPYPVLDDILECLVEKEMSVEEILARGHDVATVHRVEHLLYLAEYKRRQSAPGVKITKKNFGRDRRYPITNRFRDR; from the coding sequence ATGAGCGACAGACACGATATCAAGAACCATCTCCGGATTGCCGTTGGGCAGTTCAATCCGACTGTTGGCGACGTGGCGGGCAACCTCGCCAGGGCGCGCGAGGCACGGGCCGATGCGGCAACGCAGGGCGCCGATCTTCTGCTTCTGACCGAGCTGTTCATTTCCGGCTATCCGCCTGAGGATCTGGTGCTGAAGCCGGCTTTCCTGAAGGCCTGCCTGAAGGCTGTGGAAGAACTGGCGGCAGACACCGCCGATGGCGGACCGGGTGTCGTCATCGGTTTTCCACGCCAGGGCGAGACGGGCCGGCACAATTCGGTGGCGCTTTTGGATGGCGGCAAGATTATTGCGCTGCGCGACAAGATTGACCTGCCCAATTACGGCGAGTTCGACGAGAAGCGGGTTTTCGCCGAAGGGTCGATTTCCGGTCCCTATAATTTCCGCGGTGTGCGGATCGGCATTCCGATCTGCGAGGAAATCTGGAACGATATGGGCGTGTGCGAGACGCTGGCCGAAAGCGGGGCGGAAATCCTGCTCGTCCCGAATGGGTCGCCCTATTATCGCGGCAAGCTGGATGTCCGCCATCAGGTGGCGCTCAGGCAGGTGATCGAAAGCGGCCTGCCGCTGGTTTTCGCCAACCAGCTGGGCGGGCAGGATGAGCTGGTATTTGATGGCGCGAGCTTCGGCTTCAACGCCGACAAGACGCTTGCCTTCCAGATGAGCCAGTTCGAGCCCACACTTGCCGTCACCGACTGGAAACGCACGGCGGATGGCTGGCATTGCGAAAGCGGGCCTTTCTCTAAAATACCAGAGGGTGAGGAGGCGGATTACCGCGCCTGCATGCTGGGCTTTAGAGATTACGTCAACAAGAACGGTTTCAAGAGCGTGGTTCTCGGCCTTTCCGGCGGCATCGATTCGGCGATCTGCGCAGCCCTTGCCGTCGATGCGCTAGGCGAGGAGCGGGTGCGCTGCATCATGCTGCCCTACCGCTACACCTCGGAAGAATCGTTGAAGGATGCGGCGGACTGCGCGAAAGCGCTCGGCTGCCGTTACGATATCGTGCCGATCGTCGAGCCGGTGGAAGGCTTTCTTTCGGCGCTCTCCGAACTCTTCGAAGGCACGGAAGAGGGTATTACCGAGGAAAACCTGCAGAGCCGCACGCGTGGCACCATTTTGATGGCCGTTTCCAACAAGTTCGGCTCGATGGTGGTGACGACGGGCAACAAGTCTGAGATGTCGGTGGGTTATGCGACGCTTTACGGCGACATGAACGGTGGTTTCAACCCCATCAAGGACCTCTACAAGATGCAGGTCTATGCCATTTCCAGCTGGCGCAACGCCCATGTGCCACCGGGCGCTCTCGGCCCTTCCGGCGAGGTGATCCCCGCCAACATCATCGCCAAGGCGCCTTCCGCCGAGCTGCGCCCCAACCAGACCGACCAGGATTCGCTGCCGCCCTATCCGGTGCTGGATGATATCCTCGAATGCCTTGTCGAGAAGGAAATGTCGGTCGAGGAAATTCTGGCGCGGGGCCATGATGTGGCGACCGTGCACCGGGTGGAGCATCTGCTCTATCTCGCCGAATACAAGCGCCGGCAATCGGCTCCGGGTGTGAAGATCACCAAGAAGAATTTTGGGCGGGACCGGCGTTATCCGATCACCAACCGGTTTCGTGACAGGTAG
- a CDS encoding LTA synthase family protein: MSLRDSAPKTTASEKADLVFSPAGIRSLSKLSGTVYTLANLTVASIVLVVALEWIARGSLHDVGAFLTSPARPGVSTIAAVLALLVALDALLGRRYLSLIAVAPLCALTGLISAQKQTYLSDPLYPSDLLFGRQILELLPTMLKAQPLTAALVGLGLCAAIAALVALWLLARRHSPGLSWRERAAGLVLALPLLAGLASLMNYSHYSWVRDRLNIIPMMWDQQENYRHNGFLMAFAFNIPMANVSAPEGYGDNSIADLTSEPASFAANKGDYPDVIMLMSESLWDPTRLDNVELSADPMPTIRAKQSGNVFSPEFGGMTANVEFEALTGFSNAFLPYGSIPYQQYIRRPVPSLASFFRGEGYSAIAMHPFQEWFWNRKQVYKNFGFEEFRSEETLPAMEKRGNFASDDALMEEIMATAETAKNPLFLFAVTLQGHGPYEATRYAENTIGVTGGLSASASQALATYSQGVVEADDALSKLMRWAKKRDRETIIVLFGDHLPPLGQAFVESGYMPGMVASRRAPLEVMKKEHETPLVVWSSKKGVRKNIGTISPALLPYHVLKTAGFSDPFYTGTLGDVQHEFSVIDRHMLVATDGKALPDWSIAPNAVPDVVRDYRLLQFDMMFGAQYGRERFFPGFNWLHEGAPAV; the protein is encoded by the coding sequence ATGAGTTTGAGAGATTCGGCGCCAAAAACAACGGCTTCCGAAAAGGCTGATCTTGTCTTTTCGCCTGCGGGAATAAGGAGCCTTTCGAAGCTTTCGGGCACGGTCTACACGCTTGCCAATCTGACGGTCGCATCCATCGTGCTCGTCGTCGCGCTGGAATGGATCGCCCGCGGTTCGCTCCATGATGTCGGCGCTTTCCTCACCTCCCCGGCCCGCCCGGGCGTGAGCACCATCGCCGCCGTGCTCGCCCTTCTCGTGGCGCTGGATGCGCTGCTTGGCCGGCGTTATCTCTCGCTGATTGCGGTTGCGCCGCTCTGCGCACTGACCGGGCTGATTTCCGCACAGAAACAGACCTATCTCTCCGATCCGCTTTACCCCTCCGACCTTTTGTTCGGCCGGCAGATTCTCGAGCTTTTGCCCACCATGCTGAAGGCCCAGCCCTTGACAGCGGCACTGGTGGGCCTCGGCCTCTGCGCCGCCATCGCAGCCCTTGTGGCACTGTGGCTGCTGGCACGCCGCCATTCGCCGGGCTTGAGCTGGCGCGAGCGCGCCGCCGGTCTGGTGCTGGCACTGCCGCTTCTCGCGGGCCTCGCCTCGCTGATGAACTATTCGCATTATTCCTGGGTGCGTGATCGCCTCAACATCATTCCCATGATGTGGGACCAGCAGGAAAACTACCGCCATAACGGCTTCCTGATGGCTTTCGCCTTCAATATTCCGATGGCCAATGTCTCGGCGCCCGAGGGTTACGGCGACAACAGCATCGCCGACCTCACCTCGGAGCCCGCCTCCTTCGCCGCAAACAAAGGCGATTACCCAGATGTCATCATGCTGATGAGCGAATCGCTGTGGGATCCGACCCGGCTCGACAATGTCGAACTGTCGGCCGATCCGATGCCGACCATTCGCGCCAAGCAGTCCGGCAACGTGTTTTCGCCAGAGTTCGGCGGCATGACGGCCAATGTGGAATTCGAGGCGCTGACCGGCTTTTCCAACGCCTTCCTGCCCTATGGCAGCATTCCCTACCAGCAATATATCCGCCGTCCGGTGCCCTCGCTCGCCAGCTTCTTCCGGGGCGAAGGTTATTCGGCCATTGCCATGCACCCGTTTCAGGAGTGGTTCTGGAACCGCAAGCAGGTCTATAAAAACTTCGGCTTCGAGGAATTCCGCTCCGAAGAGACGCTGCCGGCCATGGAAAAACGCGGCAACTTCGCCTCAGACGACGCGCTGATGGAAGAGATCATGGCGACCGCCGAGACGGCGAAGAACCCGCTCTTCCTTTTTGCCGTCACCCTGCAGGGACATGGGCCTTACGAGGCGACCCGTTATGCCGAAAACACCATTGGCGTCACGGGCGGTCTTTCCGCCTCGGCCTCGCAAGCGCTCGCCACCTATTCGCAGGGCGTCGTGGAAGCCGATGACGCGCTCTCGAAACTGATGCGCTGGGCAAAGAAGCGTGACCGCGAAACCATCATCGTCCTCTTCGGAGATCATCTGCCGCCGCTCGGCCAGGCCTTCGTGGAAAGCGGTTACATGCCCGGCATGGTGGCCAGCCGCCGCGCGCCGCTCGAGGTAATGAAAAAGGAACATGAGACGCCGCTCGTCGTCTGGTCCTCCAAGAAAGGCGTGCGCAAAAATATCGGCACCATCAGCCCGGCGCTCCTGCCCTATCACGTACTGAAGACCGCAGGCTTCTCCGATCCTTTCTATACCGGCACGCTGGGTGACGTTCAGCACGAATTTTCCGTCATCGACCGGCACATGCTGGTGGCAACGGACGGCAAGGCCCTGCCCGACTGGTCGATCGCGCCGAACGCCGTTCCAGACGTGGTGCGCGATTATCGCCTGCTGCAATTCGACATGATGTTCGGCGCGCAATATGGCCGCGAGCGTTTCTTCCCCGGCTTCAACTGGCTGCATGAGGGCGCACCGGCGGTCTGA
- a CDS encoding DUF1003 domain-containing protein: MSDISDYIVSHFKRSSREIGEVERRILELSHQKKLVSSDINAEFSAGASLGDRLADNIAKVGGSWGFILSFCFFLIFWAIINTIVLTTRAFDPYPFIFLNLLLSMLAAIQAPIIMMSQNRQAARDRFEATKDYEVNLKAELEVLSLHEKIDVKVLAELAALRQDIAALHRHVTRKDD, encoded by the coding sequence GTGTCAGATATCTCCGACTATATCGTTTCGCACTTCAAGCGCTCCTCCCGTGAAATCGGCGAGGTGGAACGGCGCATCCTGGAACTGTCGCACCAGAAGAAGCTGGTTTCGAGCGACATCAACGCGGAATTTTCCGCCGGCGCCAGTTTAGGTGACAGGCTGGCGGATAATATCGCCAAGGTCGGCGGTTCCTGGGGGTTCATTCTCAGCTTCTGCTTTTTCCTGATCTTTTGGGCCATCATCAACACCATCGTGCTGACCACCCGCGCCTTCGACCCCTATCCCTTCATCTTCCTCAACCTGCTTCTCTCCATGTTGGCCGCCATCCAGGCGCCGATCATCATGATGTCGCAGAACCGCCAGGCCGCCCGCGACCGTTTCGAGGCCACCAAGGATTATGAGGTGAACCTGAAAGCCGAGCTTGAGGTTCTGTCACTGCATGAAAAGATCGATGTGAAGGTGCTGGCGGAACTGGCGGCGCTGCGGCAGGACATCGCCGCACTCCACCGCCATGTCACGCGGAAAGACGACTGA